The Paenibacillus amylolyticus genome contains the following window.
TAATCATGGTCTTCCTAATCCGTACTCTTCCTATTGATTCAGATCCGGACGTTTACCTGTGACCAGGTATACCGTGCTCTCACCAATGTTGGTTGCATGGTCGCCAATACGTTCAATGTAACGTCCAACCATCATCAACAGCATAGCCTGTGAAGCCTGATTCGGATGCTCTGTCATTAACGTATAGAGATCACTGATCATGTGGCTGTACAGTTGATCGACCTGATCGTCCGTTTGAGCCATTTTGTAGGCCAAATCTGTGTTTTCTTTCAGGAAAGATTCGATCGATTCATCAATCATGGATTTCACGATTTCAGCCATTTGCGGGATATCCACCAGAGGTTTAATCAGCTTCTGGCCATCCATCCGTAGAGTTACCTTCGCCACGTCGAGCGCAAGATCTCCCATACGCTCCAGATCACTGGAAATTTTGAAGGCCACAATAATACGTCTGAGATCCTTCGCCACCGGCTGTTGTGTGATGATCAGTTTGGAGCCAAGTTCCATAATTTTGTCTTCTAGGGCATTCAGATTCGCATCATTCTTGATGATGACCTGAGCTTTCTCGGCGTTCATCGTTTGCAAACTTTCAATAGCACCA
Protein-coding sequences here:
- the phoU gene encoding phosphate signaling complex protein PhoU, which encodes MIRRKEFDQELEELRTLLKQMGEHVGAALDGAIESLQTMNAEKAQVIIKNDANLNALEDKIMELGSKLIITQQPVAKDLRRIIVAFKISSDLERMGDLALDVAKVTLRMDGQKLIKPLVDIPQMAEIVKSMIDESIESFLKENTDLAYKMAQTDDQVDQLYSHMISDLYTLMTEHPNQASQAMLLMMVGRYIERIGDHATNIGESTVYLVTGKRPDLNQ